GTTGAGAAGTATCCTTCAAGGCAGGTGCGCAAAACATGAAGTCGACATCATCGCTGAGGAAGCTAGCGAAGAAAGAATCAAAAGATACCTCATCGAATGCAAGTATCGTAATACCTCAGGCACTTTTATCGATCTCAAAGATGCTCTTTACACGTATGCGCGTTTTTTGGACCTAAACGAGGCAAGTGAGTTGGGTAAGGGAACAAAGTTCGACGGGGTTTGGCTTGCCTGCAACACCCGGGCCTCTTATGCTGCAAGACGCTATGCTGACTGCAAGGGGATGAGGTTACTATGCTGGCTGCACCCCAAAGGTCAAGGTTTAGAGAGGCTTGTGGAGGAAAAGAAGTTATATCCAGTGACGATCCTGCCCTCAGTCGACAGAAAGACCTTGGAAAATCTGTCCAGAGCCGGTTTAATGCTCGTCAAGGACCTAATAATCCGTGATTTGAACACCCTTCGAGAAAAATCAGGAGTGAGCAAGGAGAAACTTAGGAGGATAATAAAGGAAGCTAAGGATTTGATGTCTGAAGCAGCCAGTTGAGGGTTCTGAAGATTTTTTTGAGAGGGCCCCGAACGACCGAGCCTGTGAAACCCTTCACACGATTCGACTCCCGATCGCGCGCAAAGGGCTTTTTTTATGGAGTGCGAGCGTCATGGGGAGAACTGTTTTCCTCGGGAGAGTGCCAATTTGTCAACTCTCTATCCCTCCTCCAAGCTAAAGGAGGAAGACTGCTACAAGACTTTCGGCAAATCTTAACGATACCCCCTTTTTTACTGTTTCCACTTTGGTGCGGGGGAGTGGATTTAAGCACCAATTTACTGGTAAAAATCCTGCAAAGATGATTTAATCGATCACTGTAATAAACTAAACTATTTGAATGAGCGAGGCCGAGAATTTTGTTTATCCACGCACGTTGTTGTTTAGACCTCCTCTCAGCTCCACGCCCACGTTATAGACATCCTTGAGAAACTGACTGTGTGAGCAATAGAGATCGGAGGATAAAACTACCTTAAAACGCCAGTCTTTGAAAGATTTTAGGCCCAAGAGTTGAAATGATTTCTACGCAGGTAGCGAGGGTGAACTTAATCATGTTCAGTGTCTCGCGTATATCGCCGACAGTTAATGGTTTAAAGACGTGGTACATATAAT
This window of the Candidatus Bathyarchaeota archaeon genome carries:
- a CDS encoding restriction endonuclease, which codes for MSINVVKADGHVEGFQPEKITRTLLRAGASREVSERIIKEIKTRVYDGITTKKILKLVKSLLRKEEARAAMRYDLKGAMMRLGPAGFPFETFVANVLEHYGYKTRLRSILQGRCAKHEVDIIAEEASEERIKRYLIECKYRNTSGTFIDLKDALYTYARFLDLNEASELGKGTKFDGVWLACNTRASYAARRYADCKGMRLLCWLHPKGQGLERLVEEKKLYPVTILPSVDRKTLENLSRAGLMLVKDLIIRDLNTLREKSGVSKEKLRRIIKEAKDLMSEAAS